The Streptomyces sp. NBC_00597 DNA segment GCACGGCGGCGAGGCCGTGCTGCAGGACGCCGGTGCCTGCCGCGACCTGGCCGGATCGCTCGCGGAGGGCTTGCGCGAGCACCTGGCCGACGTCCGCAAGCGCATCCCCGGCGCCGAGATCGTGCTCCAGCTCGACGAGCCGTCGCTGACCGCGGTGCTGCTGGGGCGCGTGCGGTCCGCGAGCAAGTACCGCACGTACCGGGCCGTCGACCGGCAGGTCGTCGAGGCCGCCCTGCGCGAGCTGTTCGCCGTCCACGACGGGGAGGTCGTCGTCCACTCCTGCGCCCCCGAGGTGCCCTTCGGGCTGCTCCGGCGGGCGGGCGCCACGGGGGTGTCGTTCGATTTCTCCTTGCTCACCGAGCGCGAGGACGACGCCATCGGCGAGGCCGTGGAAAGCGGCACGAAACTCTTCGCCGGAGTGGTACCGGGCACCGACGCCCCATTGTCAGACCCGGCCGGTAGCGTCATGGGTGTCAGGAAGCTTTGGCGCAGGCTGGGGCTGGCTCCGGGGACTCTCGCCGAGTCCGTCGTGGTCACCCCGGCGTGCGGTCTGGCGGGCGCCTCGCCCGCCTACGCCCGCGCGGCGCAGGCGCACTGCGTCAGGGCGGCGAGGTCGCTCGCCGACAACCCTGAGTGACGAAACAGTCGGGCCACGGGAGGACAAGGGCATGGCAGCCGAACAGAAGCAGGCCGGCGACGGCACGGCCGCACCGGCGGCGGTGCGCGAACAGCACGCGCTGCTGGCCGAGCAGGTCGAGGAGCACCGCTTCCGGTACTACGTGAGCGACCAGCCGGTCGTCAGCGATGCCGAGTTCGACCAGCTGCTGCGCTCGCTGGAGGCGCTGGAGGAGCAGTACCCGGAGCTGCGCACGCCCGATTCGCCCACCCAGAAGGTGGCCGGGGCGTACGAGACGGACTTCGCGTCCGTCGAGCACCGCGAGCGCATGCTCTCCCTCGACAACGCCTTCGACGACGAGGAGTTGGCGGCCTGGGCCGACCGGGTGGTCCGCGACGTCAACACCCCCGATTTCCACTACCTGTGCGAGCTCAAGGTGGACGGCCTCGCCGTCAACCTCACCTACGAGAAGGGCCGCCTCACCCGGGCCGCCACCCGCGGCGACGGCCGCACCGGCGAGGACATCACGCCCAACGTCCGCACCATCGCGGACATCCCCGACCGCCTCAAGGGCGACCGGATCCCGGATCTGGTCGAGATCCGCGGCGAGGTCTTCTTCCCGATGGAGAAGTTCGAGGAGCTCAACGCCCGGCTCGTCGAGGCCGGCGACAAGCCCTTCGCCAACCCGCGCAACGCGGCGGCCGGTTCGCTGCGCCAGAAGGACCCGAAGGTCACCGCCACCCGCCCGCTGCACATGGTGGTGCACGGCATCGGCGCCCGCCAGGGCTTCGACATCGACAAGCTCAGCCACGCGTACGAGCTGCTCAGCGAATGGGGCCTGCCCACGGCCCGACACAACAAGGCGGTGTCCTCGCTCGCGGAGGTCCGCGAGTTCATCGCCTACTTCGGCGAGAACCGGCACTCCGTGGAGCACGAGATCGACGGCGTCGTCGTCAAGCTCGACGAGATCCCGCTCCAGGGCCGCCTGGGGTCCACGGCCCGCGCCCCGCGCTGGGCGATCGCCTGGAAGTACGCCCCGGAAGAGGTCAACAGCAAGCTGATCGACATCAAGGTCGGCGTCGGCCGCACCGGTCGCGTGACCCCGTACGCGCAGGTGGAGCCGGTGACGGTGGCCGGCTCGGAGGTCGAGTTCGCGACCTTGCACAACCAGGAGGTCGTCAAGGCCAAGGGCGTGCTCATCGGGGACACCGTCGTCCTGCGCAAGGCCGGCGACGTCATCCCCGAGATCCTCGGCCCGGTGGTCGACCTGCGCGACGGCACCGAGCGGGAGTTCGTCATGCCGGCCGAGTGCCCCGAGTGCGGCACGGCGCTGCGGCCGATGAAGGAGGGCGACATCGACCTCCGTTGCCCCAACGCGCAGACCTGTCCCGCCCAGTTGCGCGAGCGGCTGTTCTACCTGGCCGGCCGCCAGTGCCTGGACATCGAGAACTTCGGCGCGGTGGCCGCGGCCGCGCTCACCAACCCGCTGGAGCCGGCGCAGCCGCCGATGCTCGACGAGGGCGACCTGTTCAGCCTCACCATCGAGCAGTTGCTGCCCATCAAGGCGTACGTCCTCGACGGCGACAGCGGGCTGCCCAAGCACGACCCGAAGACCGGCGAGGAGAAGATCGTCACGGTCTTCGCCAACCAGAAGGGCGAGCCGAAGAAGAACGCCCTGGCCATGCTGGAGAACATCGCGGCCGCCAAGGACCGCCCGCTGGCCCGCTTCATCAACGGCCTGTCGATCCGTCACGTGGGCCCCGTCGCGGCGGAGACCCTGGCCCGCGAGTTCCGCTCCGTCGAACGGATCGAGCAGGCCACCGAGGAGGAGCTCGCCACCACCGAAGGCGTCGGGCCGATCATCGCGGCGGCGGTCAAGGAGTGGTTCGCCGTCGACTGGCACCAGGAAATCCTGCGCAAGTGGCGGGCGGCCGGGGTGCGCATGGAGGAGGAGGGTTCCGGCGAAGAGGAGGGTCCGCGCCCGCTGGAGGGCCTGACCGTCGTCGTCACCGGCACTTTGCAGAGCCACACCCGGGACGGTGCGAAGGAGGCCCTGCAGAGCCGCGGCGCCAAGGTGACGGGGTCCGTCTCGAAGAAGACCTCCTTCGTCGTGGTCGGTGAGAACCCGGGCTCCAAGTACGACAAGGCCGTGCAGTTGAAGCTGGCCGTCCTCGATGACGCGGGCTTCGCGGTCCTCCTGGAACAGGGCCCCGACGCGGCGCGCGAGGCGGCGCTCCCGCTGGACGACAGCACCGCAACGGAGTAACACCCTCCCGTAAACGAGGGCGACACGGCAGTACTCGTACCGGGGGAGTAGCGAAGGCGAACGGATGCGTGGCATGCGGCCGTACGGGCGGGCGCACGCCAGGCGCAACGCCCGGTGGTAAAAGGCCGGTACAGGGCTATTCGCCGGGCGGTGACCTGTCGGATCATCGGACGGGTGACCCGGGGGTCCTGGTCCAAACTCACCCGTTCGGCGGATACCGTACTGATGAGGATGGCTGGGTCGCATTCGGGCAACCGCCGCCGACCGCTGCCCCTGGGAGCCTCTCGCGTCCTACTGTTGAGGGGGGCGCCTGTCGTGCACGGCTGCGTGATGCGCTCCCAGCCGTGATGGCATGACATCGGGGCCATCGCGTGGCATCGGCATTGCCGGCTGTGAGAGGGACGGGCATGAAACCCACCGAAAGCGCCGACCCGTCACCTGATGTCGGCGGGGAGATCCCGTCCATGCGGACGGGCCGGCTCGGAGTCCTGGGATCCAGGACGCCGGACACCCACCCGCTCGACGGCGGCACGGGATCGGGACGAGCGGCGCAGCGCACCGTGCTGCCCGTCGTCATCGTGGGCGTGTCCGCCGTGGTCCTCGCGGCCGGCATCGTCTCCGCGCTGAGTGACCGTCACGCCCTGTTCCCCGGCGGCCCGGTCGGCTGGGCGCTCGCCCTCCTGACCGGCATCATCGTCGGCCACCTGGTCGCGCTGGGCCGCGACCGCTGGTGGGGCGGCACCGGATCGGGCGCAGCCCTCACCCTCGGCGTGCTCGTCCTGTACGGGTGGGTGCCCGCGGGACTCGTCTCGCTCGCGGTGGTGTCCCTCGTCGGGGCCGCGCGCCGGCACCGCTGGCGCCAGGGACTGCTGCACGGCGCCACCGACATCCTCGGCATCGGCGCGGGAGCCCTCGTACTCGCCGCGTTCGGCGAGGCGCCGACCGTGGAGACCCCGTGGCGGCCCACCACCTGGGGGCTGGAGGCGGCCCCCGAGATCGTCCTGGTGGCCCTCGCCTACCTGCTGGTCACCAAGGTGCTGCTGTGGCTCGCGCTGACCCCGCGCGGCGGGGCACTGCCCACCGTCGCCCGCACGGCACTGCTCCGACAGGCGTTAGTAGCCGTCGCCCTGCTCGGCATCGCCCCGCTGATCTGCGTGGTCGCCGTGACGCAGCCGGTGCTGCTGCCGCTGTTCGCCGTACCGCTGATCGCCCTGGACTCCACCCTGTGGATCGCCCGGGCGCGCGCCGAGGAGCAGCTGCGCGATCCGCTTACGGGGCTGCCGAACCGCCAGTGGCTGCTGGAGCGGGCCTGGTCCGCCCTGGACGAGGCTGAACGGTTGGGCACCCGGTCAGCTCTTGTGTTGATCGACCTGGACCGGTTCCGTGCGGTCAACGACACGCTGGGCCACCTCGCCGGCGACCGGCTGCTGCTCCAGATCGCCGACCGGCTCCGCCAGGCCCTGCCCGAGGACGCCGAAGCCGCCCGACTCGGCGGCGACGAGTTCGCCGTGCTCCTGCCCGTCGCGGACTCCACCACCAGCGCCCAGCGGGTCGCCCGCCACCTCGTCGCAGAGCTCAGCTCACCCCTCGACCTGGACGGCCTCACCCTCGTCCTGGAGGCCAGCGCCGGCCTCGCCGTCTTCCCCGACCACGCGCTGGACGCGGAGGGGCTGCTGCGCCGCGCCGACGTCGCCATGTACCAGGCCAAGCGCGACCGCACCGGCGTGGAGGTCTACGAGTCCAAGCGGGACAGCAACACTCCCGACCGGCTCGGCCTGCTCGGCGATCTGCGCCGGGCCCTCGACGCCGGCGAAGTGGAGCTCCACTACCAGCCCAAGGTCCGCTTCGACGGCCAGGTGGCAGGGCTCGAAGCCCTGGTGCGCTGGGTCCACCCGGAGCGCGGCCGGGTGTCGCCGGACGAGTTCATCGCGATCGCCGAGACGTCGGGCCTGATGCCCCACCTCACCGAGTACGTGCTGGAGACGGCCCTCGCCCAGGTGGCGCGCTGGCGGGCGCAGGGCCTGAAGGTCCCGGTGGCCGTCAACGTGTCGCCGCGCGACGTCCACACGCCCGGCTTCGCGGGCGCCGTCGCGGCCCGGCTGGCCCGGCACGGGGTGCCGGCCAGCGGTCTCCAGCTGGAGATAACGGAACACGTCCTGCTGGAGGACCCGCAGCGGGCCGCCGACACCATGGCGGGCCTGACCGGTCACGGCGTGAAGATGTCGCTCGACGACTTCGGCACGGGCTACTCCTCGCTGGTGCACCTGCGGCGACTGCCGGTCAGCGAGCTGAAGATCGACCGCTCGTTCGTGGCGCGGCTCGCGGTGGACGCGCAGGACGCGGAGATCGTCCGCTGCACCGTCGACCTGGCGCACTCGCTGGGGCTGCTCGTCGTCGCCGAGGGCGTGGAGGACGACGAGACCTGGGAGCGCTTGCGCGACCTGGGCTGCGACGCCGTCCAGGGCTGGCTCGTCGCGGCCGCCATGCCCCCGCAGGAGGCCACGGCCTGGTTGCTGGCCCGCGGCGAACGCGGCTGGCGCCGCCCGGCGGACATCACGGCGGAACTGGCGGCCTCCCCGGCCCCGGCGGAGACCCCGGCCCAGTAAGCCGATCGCCGGTCCGGCGACCCCGGCGCCGCCGGTGCGGCGACCCGGCCGCCGCCGGTCCGGCGACCCGGCGCCGCCGGGCCCGGACGTGCCGGACCCCGCCGGCGGTGGTCGGGGCCTTCCGTCCCGGGTCAGGGCCTTCCGTCCCGGGTCCGGGTCCGGGCCGGCCGTCCGGGGTCCGGGGCCTGCCCCGGGAAACGGAGAAGGGGCGGGGCGGGGAGAGGGCCCGCGCAGCGGTCCCGTGAGCGCCCCGGGGGAAACGGTTTCGTGGGTCCGGGGCCCCGCCCCATAGGATTGGGCACGAAACTACACACTCACCACCCCCAGAGGATCGCTGCATGCCTGGCATCACGCGCGAGGAGGTCGCCCACCTCGCTCGGCTGGCACGTCTGGAACTGAAGAGCGAAGAGCTCGACCACTTCGCCGGACAGCTCGACGACATCATCGGCGCGGTCGCCCGCGTTTCCGAGGTCGCCGACCAAGACGTCCCGCCGACCTCCCACCCGCTGCCGCTGACGAACGTCATGCGCGCGGACGAGGTCCGACCGTCGCTCACCCCCGAGCAGGCGCTTTCCGGCGCTCCCGCCCAGGAGCAGCAGCGTTTCAAGGTGCCGCAGATCCTGGGGGAGGACTAACAACCATGACTGACCAGATCATCAAGCTCACGGCCGCACAGACCGCCGAGAAGATCGCCTCCGGCGAGCTCACGGCCGTCGAGGTCACCGAGGCCCACCTGGCCCGCATCGACGCGACCGACGAGAAGGTGCACGCCTTCCTGCACGTCGACCGCGAGGGCGCCCTCGCCCAGGCGCGCGCCGTCGACGCCAAGCGCGAGCGCGGCGAGGAGCTGGGCCCGCTGGCCGGCGTCCCGCTCGCCCTCAAGGACATCTTCACCACCGTCGGGGTCCCGACCACCGTCGGTTCGAAGATCCTCGAAGGCTGGATCCCGCCGTACGACGCCACCCTGACGCGCAAGCTCAAGGAAGCCGACGTCGTCATCCTCGGCAAGACCAACATGGACGAGTTCGCCATGGGGTCCTCCACCGAGAACAGCGCGTACGGGCCCACCGGCAACCCCTGGGACCTCACCCGCATCCCCGGCGGCTCCGGCGGCGGCTCCGCGGCCGCGCTGGCCGCCTTCCAGGCGCCCCTCGCGATCGGCACGGACACCGGCGGTTCGATCCGCCAGCCCGCCGCCGTCACCGGCACCGTCGGCGTGAAGCCCACGTACGGCGGTGTCTCCCGCTACGGCATGGTCGCCTTCTCCTCCTCCCTCGACCAGGGCGGACCCTGCGCCCGTACGGTCCTGGACGCGGCGCTCCTCCACGAGGTCATCGCCGGCCACGACCCGCTGGACTCCACCTCCATCGACGCCCCGGTCCCGCCGGTCGTCGAGGCGGCCCGCAACGGCTCCGTCGCCGGCATGCGCATCGGTGTCGTCAAGCAGTTCGCCGGTGAGGGCTACCAGGCCGGTGTCGTCCAGCGCTTCAACGAGTCGGTCGAGCTCCTCAAGGAGCTGGGCGCCGAGATCGTCGAGCTGGACTGCCCCTCCTTCGACCTCGCGATGGCCGCGTACTACCTGATCGCGCCGTCCGAGTGCTCCTCGAACCTGGCCCGCTTCGATGCCATGCGCTACGGCCTGCGCGTCGGCGACGACGGCACGAAGTCCGCCGAGGACGTCACCGCCCTGACCCGCGAAGCCGGCTTCGGCGACGAGGTCAAGCGCCGCATCATCCTCGGCACGTACGCGCTGAGCTCCGGCTACTACGACGCGTACTACGGCTCCGCCCAGAAGGTCCGCACGCTCATCACCAAGGACTTCGAGAAGTCCTTCGAGCAGGTCGACGTGATCGTCTCCCCGACGACCCCGACCACCGCCTTCGCCATCGGTGAGCGCACCGACGACCCGCTCGCCATGTACCTCGCGGACCTGTGCACCATCCCGACCAACCTGGCAG contains these protein-coding regions:
- a CDS encoding methionine synthase, with protein sequence MTASATGVGSLPGGDAREAAKTATGSFEQFPYLPELPARGPGADMIGRSLGLLVDMYAHVEPSGWRISDRPGRDTRRARSWLGEDLDALEEFTQGYQGKLKVQAVGPWTLATALELHGGEAVLQDAGACRDLAGSLAEGLREHLADVRKRIPGAEIVLQLDEPSLTAVLLGRVRSASKYRTYRAVDRQVVEAALRELFAVHDGEVVVHSCAPEVPFGLLRRAGATGVSFDFSLLTEREDDAIGEAVESGTKLFAGVVPGTDAPLSDPAGSVMGVRKLWRRLGLAPGTLAESVVVTPACGLAGASPAYARAAQAHCVRAARSLADNPE
- a CDS encoding putative bifunctional diguanylate cyclase/phosphodiesterase, which gives rise to MKPTESADPSPDVGGEIPSMRTGRLGVLGSRTPDTHPLDGGTGSGRAAQRTVLPVVIVGVSAVVLAAGIVSALSDRHALFPGGPVGWALALLTGIIVGHLVALGRDRWWGGTGSGAALTLGVLVLYGWVPAGLVSLAVVSLVGAARRHRWRQGLLHGATDILGIGAGALVLAAFGEAPTVETPWRPTTWGLEAAPEIVLVALAYLLVTKVLLWLALTPRGGALPTVARTALLRQALVAVALLGIAPLICVVAVTQPVLLPLFAVPLIALDSTLWIARARAEEQLRDPLTGLPNRQWLLERAWSALDEAERLGTRSALVLIDLDRFRAVNDTLGHLAGDRLLLQIADRLRQALPEDAEAARLGGDEFAVLLPVADSTTSAQRVARHLVAELSSPLDLDGLTLVLEASAGLAVFPDHALDAEGLLRRADVAMYQAKRDRTGVEVYESKRDSNTPDRLGLLGDLRRALDAGEVELHYQPKVRFDGQVAGLEALVRWVHPERGRVSPDEFIAIAETSGLMPHLTEYVLETALAQVARWRAQGLKVPVAVNVSPRDVHTPGFAGAVAARLARHGVPASGLQLEITEHVLLEDPQRAADTMAGLTGHGVKMSLDDFGTGYSSLVHLRRLPVSELKIDRSFVARLAVDAQDAEIVRCTVDLAHSLGLLVVAEGVEDDETWERLRDLGCDAVQGWLVAAAMPPQEATAWLLARGERGWRRPADITAELAASPAPAETPAQ
- the ligA gene encoding NAD-dependent DNA ligase LigA, which translates into the protein MAAEQKQAGDGTAAPAAVREQHALLAEQVEEHRFRYYVSDQPVVSDAEFDQLLRSLEALEEQYPELRTPDSPTQKVAGAYETDFASVEHRERMLSLDNAFDDEELAAWADRVVRDVNTPDFHYLCELKVDGLAVNLTYEKGRLTRAATRGDGRTGEDITPNVRTIADIPDRLKGDRIPDLVEIRGEVFFPMEKFEELNARLVEAGDKPFANPRNAAAGSLRQKDPKVTATRPLHMVVHGIGARQGFDIDKLSHAYELLSEWGLPTARHNKAVSSLAEVREFIAYFGENRHSVEHEIDGVVVKLDEIPLQGRLGSTARAPRWAIAWKYAPEEVNSKLIDIKVGVGRTGRVTPYAQVEPVTVAGSEVEFATLHNQEVVKAKGVLIGDTVVLRKAGDVIPEILGPVVDLRDGTEREFVMPAECPECGTALRPMKEGDIDLRCPNAQTCPAQLRERLFYLAGRQCLDIENFGAVAAAALTNPLEPAQPPMLDEGDLFSLTIEQLLPIKAYVLDGDSGLPKHDPKTGEEKIVTVFANQKGEPKKNALAMLENIAAAKDRPLARFINGLSIRHVGPVAAETLAREFRSVERIEQATEEELATTEGVGPIIAAAVKEWFAVDWHQEILRKWRAAGVRMEEEGSGEEEGPRPLEGLTVVVTGTLQSHTRDGAKEALQSRGAKVTGSVSKKTSFVVVGENPGSKYDKAVQLKLAVLDDAGFAVLLEQGPDAAREAALPLDDSTATE
- the gatC gene encoding Asp-tRNA(Asn)/Glu-tRNA(Gln) amidotransferase subunit GatC; translation: MPGITREEVAHLARLARLELKSEELDHFAGQLDDIIGAVARVSEVADQDVPPTSHPLPLTNVMRADEVRPSLTPEQALSGAPAQEQQRFKVPQILGED
- the gatA gene encoding Asp-tRNA(Asn)/Glu-tRNA(Gln) amidotransferase subunit GatA is translated as MTDQIIKLTAAQTAEKIASGELTAVEVTEAHLARIDATDEKVHAFLHVDREGALAQARAVDAKRERGEELGPLAGVPLALKDIFTTVGVPTTVGSKILEGWIPPYDATLTRKLKEADVVILGKTNMDEFAMGSSTENSAYGPTGNPWDLTRIPGGSGGGSAAALAAFQAPLAIGTDTGGSIRQPAAVTGTVGVKPTYGGVSRYGMVAFSSSLDQGGPCARTVLDAALLHEVIAGHDPLDSTSIDAPVPPVVEAARNGSVAGMRIGVVKQFAGEGYQAGVVQRFNESVELLKELGAEIVELDCPSFDLAMAAYYLIAPSECSSNLARFDAMRYGLRVGDDGTKSAEDVTALTREAGFGDEVKRRIILGTYALSSGYYDAYYGSAQKVRTLITKDFEKSFEQVDVIVSPTTPTTAFAIGERTDDPLAMYLADLCTIPTNLAGNSAMSLPCGLAPEDGLPVGLQIIAPAMKDDRLYMVGAAVEAAFVARWGHPLLEEAPSL